One region of Wyeomyia smithii strain HCP4-BCI-WySm-NY-G18 chromosome 3, ASM2978416v1, whole genome shotgun sequence genomic DNA includes:
- the LOC129730929 gene encoding abnormal spindle-like microcephaly-associated protein homolog codes for MNYLLHRQQTPGAVIPVSDELKKLMSEFSREVLRNQPKDVIGFIADYLEAKLIRRENQAVANKTVDNVLDISLDIIELLKECELSSDAAERAVRMIREAFHKHFKIRTADEKLREAFRESEVMKRLVEECGFTEEQAVKAGKIIERAYKTYYLRNVYKDYHGPAVTSDWQDAAKHTLQIYGASGATPEEMERAAVRIQAAYRGYYTKKQQELNRKAEVIQKAIRSHQVKQVATGVLEQLIDDVVDPKISGREEVMRIVDMVLNDSACSTSSEKKVFDEAATKIQSVFRGKQARKEVFKKVENDKIEREIRKVSLVAQASNITDDNLEKAATLVQSAARGHLTRQKIQKEKAAIQMQSLVRGHLVRKRLAEKSPPAENK; via the exons ATGAACTATCTTTTGCACCGGCAGCAAACTCCCGGAGCGGTTATACCCGTTTCGGACGAGCTGAAAAAACTTATGAGCGAGTTCAGCCGCGAAGTGCTTCGTAATCAGCCAAAGGATGTGATCGGTTTCATTGCCGACTACCTGGAAGCCAAGTTGATTCGACGAGAAAATCAGGCCGTTGCGAACAAAACCGTTGACAATGTGCTGGACATTAGTCTGGACATCATCGAGTTACTGAAAGAGTGTGAGCTAAGTAGTGATGCTGCCGAACGCGCCGTCCGAATGATAAGGGAGGCCTTTCACAAGCATTTTAAAATACGCACTGCAGACGAGAAACTGCGAGAAGCTTTCCGAGAGTCTGAAGTGATGAAGAGACTAGTGGAGGAATGTGGCTTCACGGAAGAACAAGCAGTGAAGGCAGGAAAGATCATCGAGAGAgcttataaaacatactatcTACGGAATGTCTACAAAGATTATCACGGGCCAGCGGTAACGAGTGATTGGCAAGATGCGGCAAAACATACACTTCAAATCTACGGTGCAAGCGGTGCGACACCGGAAGAAATGGAACGAGCGGCAGTCCGAATACAAGCGGCGTACCGTGGATACTATACGAAAAAACAGCAAGAGCTGAATCGAAAAGCCGAGGTGATTCAGAAAGCAATTCGCAGTCATCAAGTGAAGCAGGTTGCCACCGGAGTACTGGAGCAGCTAATTGATGACGTGGTCGATCCGAAGATCTCTGGCCGCGAGGAGGTGATGCGTATTGTGGATATGGTTCTTAACGACTCCGCTTGCTCAACAAGCTCAGAAAAAAAGGTGTTTGACGAAGCTGCCACTAAAATTCAGTCGGTTTTTCGGGGAAAGCAGGCGCGTAAggaagttttcaaaaaagtcgAGAATGATAAAATCGAGCGCGAGATAAGGAAAGTATCGTTGGTTGCACAAGCCAGCAACATAACTGATGATAACCTTGAAAAGGCGGCTACCTTAGTGCAGTCGGCTGCGCGAGGTCATCTAACCCGTCAAAAGATTCAGAAGGAGAAAGCCGCCATCCAGATGCAG AGTTTGGTTCGAGGCCACCTTGTACGAAAGCGTCTAGCCGAAAAGTCGCCGCCAGCAGAGAACAAGTAA